In Cercospora beticola chromosome 3, complete sequence, the following proteins share a genomic window:
- a CDS encoding uncharacterized protein (CAZy:GT15), with protein sequence MDIVKGLQKRIPTAENLPTLKTLQNTSLKDVTEKISPRVSFLKRRVRIRGNSKISVPLYIVLLFPAIVVIAILTLFVRHPDSPGARLIPSGSPPSIRKISEKYDKVFVTGCLDPKITAKETPRANAAFVVLARNKELDGVVESLKSVERHFNRWFHYPYVFLNDGEFNSTFKETVTNYTSSPVEFGQIGPEHWGFPNWTDANVAKEGIRKQGDQAIMYGGMESYHHMCRFYSGFFYKHELLQKYDWYWRVEPEIKYFCDMTYDPFVHMERNNKTYGFTIAVKELKETVPNIFRYASAYKRKHGLKSKGLWEMFLEPKEGYNQDGTPKPGTIPPDELPKEDPTYADGKTKPLPEDILRTEPGQGTLPEIDPEAMEGEIYNMCHFWSNFEIARLDWFRSKEYEEFFQMMDKSGGFWMERWGDAPIHSLAAGALLSPSDIHYFRDYGYRHTTIQHCPANAPARQMPREPYLESTTLDEKERKEEDEYWEKWDPEKENGVGCRCRCDTDVVDVEGKEGSCIPQWVDIAGGFITPSGPG encoded by the exons ATGGACATAGTCAAGGGCCTCCAGAAGCGCATACCTACAGCGGAGAATCTGCCGACACTGAAGACGCTGCAGAACACGTCGCTCAAGGATGTCACTGAGAAAATATCGCCACGCGTATCCTTCCTGAAGAGGCGAGTGCGGATACGTGGCAACAGCAAGATCAGCGTGCCCTTATACATCGTGCTGCTGTTTCCAGCCATCGTCGTGATAGCGATATTGACGCTATTCGTGCGCCATCCAGACTCGCCTGGCGCGCGACTTATACCCTCTGGCTCGCCGCCGAGCATCAGAAAGATCAGTGAGAAGTACGATAAGGTCTTCGTGACGGGATGTCTGGATCCAAAGATCACGGCCAAGGAGACACCGCGCGCGAATGCTGCATTTGTGGTCCTCGCACGGAACAAGGAGCTGGATGGTGTCGTTGAGAGTTTGAAGAGCGTGGAGAGGCATTTCAATAGATGGTTCCACTACCCATATGTCTTCTTGAACGACGGAGAGTTTAACAGCACATTCAAAGAGACCGTCACCAACTACACCTCATCACCTGTGGAGTTCGGTCAGATTGGCCCTGAGCACTGGGGCTTTCCCAACTGGACCGATGCCAATGTGGCAAAGGAGGGCATTAGAAAGCAAGGCGACCAGGCCATCATGTACGGAGGCATGGAGTCTTACCACCACATGTGTCGCTTCTACTCTGGCTTCTTCTACAAACACGAGCTACTGCAGAAGTACGATTGGTACTGGAGAGTAGAGCCGGAGATCAAATACTTCTGCGACATGACATACGACCCGTTCGTACACATGGAGCGAAACAATAAGACGTACGGCTTCACGATTGCCGTCAAGGAGCTGAAGGAGACTGTGCCGAACATCTTCAGGTATGCTTCGGCATACAAGCGTAAGCACGGATTGAAGAGCAAAGGCTTGTGGGAGATGTTCCTCGAACCCAAGGAAGGCTACAACCAAGACGGCACGCCCAAGCCTGGCACCATACCACCTGACGAGTTGCCGAAAGAAGATCCTACTTACGCAGATGGCAAGACGAAACCACTGCCAGAGGACATCCTGCGAACAGAACCGGGACAAGGAACACTACCCGAGATCGATCCCGAAGCAATGGAAGGCGAGATATACAACATGTGCCATTTCTGGTCAAATTTTGAGATTGCGAGACTGGACTGGTTCCGGAGCAAGGAATATGAAGAGTTCTTCCAGATGATGGACAAGTCGGGCGGCTTCTGGATGGAACGG TGGGGCGATGCGCCAATTCATTCGCTTGCAGCAGGTGCACTTCTCTCGCCGAGCGATATTCACTACTTCCGTGACTACGGCTACAGACATACTACAATTCAGCACTGCCCGGCAAACGCGCCGGCGCGGCAAATGCCACGAGAACCTTATCTTGAATCGACGACATTGGACGAAAAGGAAcgaaaggaagaagacgaatacTGGGAGAAATGGGACCCCGAGAAAGAGAATGGCGTTGGCTGCAGATGCCGCTGCGACACTGATGTTGTGGACGTGGAAGGCAAGGAAGGATCCTGCATTCCGCAATGGGTAGACATCGCAGGAGGTTTCATTACACCGAGCGGACCAGGCTAG